TTTTCCGCTATATTACATTGCTATTAAAACCCTTATTTCCTGTAGTGCCGGCCCATCCTAAAATACCACATTAATTTAATGAATGTGAATATTTTGAGATtacaatacaaaattaaaaagaaaaattcaggTATAAAGAAATCAATACCAAGTTTCATATCGTAGCCACGGTTCTTGAGTTCACGGTATTGCTGAGTGAGAGCACAGAGCTCGCAGAAGAAATGTTTAAGGCAATCTCCACAATCATTGCCTCCAATATTGTATTGAGCTCTCATCTTTCCACGATAGAAACACGAGTAGAGGCATCCGCAACCCGTGAAAAAATTTATCAACGTGTATATTGCTCCAGCCGTACCACACGCTGAATTTTCCAAAACAGCAATTTATTTATCGCTATCGCTTGCTGCCtttctttaaatttgaaaatattatatatatatatatatatatatatatatatatatatatatcttgttatATGGTTTAAGATTTAAGTAATTAAACTTACTGGTTGATCCTTGATCTACAATCTCAGCGACTTGGCCAAATGTAATACATGGACACCAGCATGTGATACAACCTGTTCATTCATTTTGGAAGATCAATAGTaagttttgttggtttcttTTTTCCATAATAAAGTATCAAGTgacaaattaactaaaaatagaTCAAAGTATAAACTGTAGACTGATAACAACCATCTGATTAGTTCTTTATTAACTTTTCATACGTACATCAAAGagctacactacaagaaaacagcggtattctgacggaaattccgacggaaaatgaaatcctcggaatatcccgagaaatttccgaggaaacacaaaatttggtttcctcggaatttcctcggaatataccgacggaattccgaggaaatatcaatctgtcggaatattccgaagaaattccgaggaaaaatgtgttcctcggaaaaaaccgatgaattccgaggaaatattatagccgttggagagccgttgggggattttacaaaattccgaggaaattccgacgaactagccgttggcgtcggaattccgtcggaatttcctcggtctgtttgcaggatttaaactataaatacaagcagtcctcttcctcttcattcactccatatcttcatcctctctcttactctatttacacacgaatttgattcataaaaaatatgtcttcttcaaattattttcgttcttggatcgatcgacctcatttggatccgaacacgagattgcttacggaagaataccaacgaggtataaccgaattcatgaggttagttcaccgacaaccagaagcaaaaacaggtatgttaagatgtccttactctaattgtaaaaatagaaaggttattaaagagtgggatgtttggactcatctatatttgagtgggtttacacgaagttacaaaatttggtatcatcatggggaaactgattatgaacatggtagtactagcgaacctagtgtataccaagccccaagatgAAAAAATTTGAGTAGATTGAGTGGTCAGTCAGTTTGAATCCTTTGAACATTCTTAAAAGCATGGATGTTGTTGGTTGATCAATGTTTGTGGCTTTTCCATGTTTCACAGCCTGCAGTTGATAGCTGAAAGAATGGTACTcagatattagttatttggtttatctagcaaggcaaagctgaatacgaattaaaaactactcaaaacacaaccaaataaaacgaagaaaccatgtaaaagaattacgaactcataattaagaaaaaaataaaaaaaaactaagttcaaaattaaactagaatagaaaaaaaaaaaatagcgcggtcggaaatcaaatggcaatactggccggtgatagctcctactcctcgtctccagatgttcctgcatctttgggtctcttggacctctttcttaccctgtgtgtaccactcgaacccgaaccagagctggatggagagttgtcccgatgaactacatcatccttttggcaacgacacggcctgatacgtgaaatggcagcccagatcttgtgtagcatgtcgttgtttgtctttatgctctgatctctccaatgttgttgctggcgcgaagtggcgttcggtggaagctcttgcagcttgtactggctggagtctgatgggagtagctgatggggttgtgaatcatctggaatggcttgtgcagcctcatcttctccttcttcatcatccacggccttgcctttggtctgatattttggcgtgaagaaggatggcttgtctactagtgcggtagcagggggtaggaactcaactgcagcctctgaaagtagagcagtcaggccgatctgaggcaggtggcagtagagtgttttcttcgctcggtcctggaatacgtagacgtaaggaccatcccgatcgatcctcgagtggagaccagctatgaactccttacttactagagaaatgacatccaggtagttccaagcaaagTTGTCTGATCTATCCAGTGCTACCtgatggttctcgcagtctacacccacatgtgtaaggatccaagtaatcactgcaccaaatccacatgcactgctcttggatttggttactttccccttgtatcctgctaagtttgcggccagcaccgctcccatgttgaaggcagtagcaggtgggaatgtagagtttccaaatgccggtagcaaatgcctcacaccttagtacaggaggcacaactcccattgcgtgactgatgcggctgtggttgttcCGTAttgcaatgagccaatgaggcgtgtggcatatctcagtactgggttccggataagtgactcctttgcctgagaagatctataaacccctgtgccaatcgtttctcagaagttcaacagctctgaagtccaataaagaccagatgtcctctcccctgcactcaatccaaatagtccgcagaggtctgtgaaagatacctcaaagtatactttctgcactacgaatgccacaaaaccttcctgatggctatcatcgggatggctgacgtatgcagatgctatgaactggcgtaccgactccggataagtgggttcgttgaggttgcatagttggcctagacccatgttctggaacagcccttcaatgtctgatttgattcccaatattgtcatcgtctcaggacatgctagttgtgtagccgaaacggctaccttcttcatgttgttgtagtgggtggtatcagacttatcccacttctttggcctttgcttctctcgctgagacgaaccctcttcttgtgtgttcttctttgctgatgttttcgtgcgcttcattctctacaaaatagaatctttGAAACAAGTGAGTATGCAGTATATGTTTTTCAACAACGatttgctctcaacatggttataatcaattaagaactcaaatcaacatgaaaatgaaaggcgaaatcgagttgtgataaaaaaacaaattgaaaaaaattctcaatccctaaatcatctcaaatcctgttccaaactcgttgatcacagacaattgtgttctattccatgtttaaacatctgtttcatccatatttgatcaatgaatcaacacggaaataagaaattcacaaaacccaaaaaattgctcaagaacacgatttgaggatgtggagattcgcggagtatacctgtcttagggtgaaaacgagtgtaggaatcaggtagagctcgaaaaatcaaggggaatagagcccaaaattgttcaaatcggatgattatagagagagaaaaagggggggggtcgaattataggggaatagagcccaaaattgtacaaatacggatcgatcgatgcgtttaaaaAAAGGCTCCCGAGATTTTGTTCGAtccatcgatgggataatctaatcgatcgatcatatttttacgctttggtccatcttagtgatcgatcgatgcgttttcggacatatatccatcgatcgatccatttataaaaaacttacaagattttctgaggacattccgaggaacgcttgagattctcgatcgatcgatgggataatctaatcgatcgatcacattgttacgctttggtccatcttagtgatcgatcgatgtgtttttggatatatatacatcgatcgatccgtttataaaaaaacgtacgagattttgttctcgatcgatcacattgttaccccaaaccctgtttcctcggtatgcattacaattgtataagaaatgaaatacggcaaaaaaaattgatgttttgaaaccccaaacactagttcctcagtatttcctcggaatattccgaggaaattccgacggatattttactatccgtcggaatttcctcggactattttcattttaccgggcaaatatttcgcgaaaattgaaattagaattccgacggaattccgacggataatgtccgtcggaccctaggttttataaccacgagccccttcttcttctccatttctctcttcttcctctgcgcgactcctctcttctctccggcgatttccccctgaaatccgacgatatctccggcgatctcccccttctcttacacaaatcatgtaaggacccctatcccactctcttaggttctatttgttaggtttttgtttagttttgatagatttttgttagggtgattggttaggattgtgatttggttgtataataggtttacaattgtgatttggttgaataatttgttttgttgaattgatttagattttttttataatttttttattttttttgtatttataaaatcgatttttgtatataaaatcgatttttgtattttacaaaacgatttttctatataaattcgattttttggattttacaaaatcttttttgtatataaattcgatttttcggattttacaaaacatttttaatatctataaaactttttttgtgattaaaaactattatttgggatttaaaaatatttttaatatatatatatatattattaaaactattttttgtaattattaaactattttttatttattaaaactattttttgtttattagaactatttttatatatttattaaatatttttaatatctataaatcttttttgtgattaaattatttgggattttttttaaaaaaaaaaattaatttatatatttctgtatttattaaatatatttttttaatttacaggtctcatgatgatcagacccggcctcgacagcatCCTTGAAGGACAGGGATGATCACATATCTTttttggagacccagatggcggctcaacaggcgggctatgaggcacagaggaggctgaaccagcaaatgatggagatgatgcagaggatgtactcgaacgaggtgttcccggacgtgccagacccgtagtttttttttttccaaaaactcggaatgttttatttttatttgtgaaactttgaatattaattaatatgatttcaattttaattttaattttatattttcgaatttaaatttcaaaaattttagtttttaaaaaaaattaatattttttacattccgaggaaattaattatattttttactcgatcgatcgatgcgtttttggacatatatccatcgatcgatctgtttataaaaaacgttcggaatctaccgagggacatcttcctcggaatataccgaggggcACCTTTCcttggaatataccgagggacatgttcctcggaatattccgaggaagatgtacctcggtatattccgaacgtttttttataaacggatcgatcgatggatatatgtccaaaaacgcatcgatcgatgaacttccgaggaaatatcccgacgaagttctccctcggtatattccgaggagatttccgacaaactagtgatcctcggaatttcctcggaaatttgtttcctcggaattccgtcggaaaattccgagggatttccgaggaaaaaagaaattccgaggaagtatttctgaggacttgtttcgtcggtatgtcgtcggaataacgttattccgacgaaatttcgacgatttttttcctcagtatccttgctgttttcttgtagtgctagggcaataaataaataaaaacggccggattttttttattactgtttCCGCAGTCGGAGAAGCAATCACAGAAGCCTGTGGACCATTCTCCTTCAGCTTGAGGCTTGCCATGAAGGTGTTGAGCTTCCATCAcgaaagagagagagtgatAGAGAGAAGGATATTAACTTTTGTAACGAAAAATGtgttaaatattttgataaaaaacgAAGGATGATGCTTGTATTTATAAGGACACTAGAGTCCATTATCGTTTTAACTCGTCAGGATTAA
This region of Brassica napus cultivar Da-Ae chromosome C5, Da-Ae, whole genome shotgun sequence genomic DNA includes:
- the LOC125587046 gene encoding protein PLANT CADMIUM RESISTANCE 2-like: MEAQHLHGKPQAEGEWSTGFCDCFSDCGNSCITCWCPCITFGQVAEIVDQGSTTCGTAGAIYTLINFFTGCGCLYSCFYRGKMRAQYNIGGNDCGDCLKHFFCELCALTQQYRELKNRGYDMKLGIDFFIPEFFFLILYCNLKIFTFIKLMWYFRMGRHYRK